From Fusobacterium varium:
CTGACGGTTCATCTAAAAGCATTATGTCACTTTCCTGTGTAAGTACTTTGGCAAAAAGCACTCTTTGTCTCTCTCCACCAGAAAGTTCCAGTATAGACTTATCTTTAAAGTTTAAAGTATTTGTCATCTTCATATATTTTTCTGCTGTTTCTATATCTTTTCTGCTATATTCCTGAAATCTTTCCAGATATGGATATCTTCCTAAAACTACTACATCTATACATGAAAAATCAAAACCAAGATTCGTATTTTGATTCATAAAAGAAATTTTCTTTGCTAATTCTTTTTCCTTATACTCTGCAATACTTTTATCATTAAGAAGTATTTTCCCTCTGTCTATTTTATTTATTCCATTTATTGTTTTTAGAAGGGTAGTTTTTCCAGAACCATTGGGACCTATTATCCCTATAATTTCTCCCTGACTGCATTCAAAACATATATTTTTTAATATCTCTCTTTCATCTATTTTGTAATACACATTTTTAAGCTTCAAAGTAAAGTTATTCATAGCCCTTTTCCCTCTTTTCTAATTTTAATTATTAGATAAATAAAATATGGTGCTCCTATTAATGAAGTAATTATTCCTACACTTATTTCACTAGGAGCTAAAATTACTCTTGATATTAAATCACTTAATGTGAGAAAAAAAGCTCCTGTTAGAAATGATCCTTTTAACAGCTTTCTATTGTCTGCTCCAATTATTTTTCTCAGCATATGTGGAACAACGAGTCCAACAAACCCTATATTTCCACTTATACATACAGAAACAGCTGTTAATACTGCAACTATCACAAGTATTTTCTTTCTCATTTTTCTTATATTTATTCCCAAAGACTTTGCTTCCTCATCTCCCAACAAAAGTATATTCAGTTCTTTTCCATGACAAAACAAAATAAAAGCTAAAATTATAACAGGACCTACTCCAAATAAAAAATGCTCCCATCTTCTCCCACTAAGACTTCCTATAGACCAGAAAATATATTCCTTTATTTGAGCTTCCATAAGATTTGTAAGTATTATAGATGATATAGCCCCTACAAAACTGCTTATAGCAATTCCAGAAAGTATCAATAATAGATTATCACTTTTACCTCTTAAAGTTGAAAGTCTGTACACTATAGCTGATATCACCAAAGAAAAGAATATAGAAAATAATGGCATTGCAAAAATATATTTTGAACTTAATCCTAAGGCTATAGATATCACTGCCCCAAGACTTGCTCCACTTGAGATTCCTATTATTCCTGAATCTGCTATGGGATTTTTTAAAAGACTCTGCATTGTACATCCACATACAGCTAAAGCTCCTCCTACAATTACTGCTGTCATTATCCTAGGAAATCTTACATAATATACAATTGGAATAAAACTTTTTTTCATTATGTCAAAATTAGTTATTCCAGTTTTATTTAATAATATTTTTATAACTTCTGGTATTGGTACTTTTACTGCTCCATAGAAAAGAGAAAAAATAATTACTATAATCAAAAAGAAAGTTATCATAACATTAAAATTTAATTTAGTCTTTCCCATTGATTATTCCTCCCTTAAATTATAGATAGCCTTTCCAAGATTTTCTATTCCTTCAATCATATATTGAGAAGTTGGAGAAATATCTTTATGCCTCAATAAATATACTCTTTTGCTTTTTACTGCTTTGACATCTTCATAACTTAAATCATTCATAACAAACTTTGAAAACTCTTCAGAATTTATATGTCCTCTCCATATAGGTATTATTATTACATCTGGATTTAATTCTATAACTTTCTCTTTTGATATTTTTTGTGAACCATTGATCCCTGCTTCAGCAGCTGCATTTATTCCCCCAATAAGATTTACTATATCATCAAAAGTAGTATTTTTTCCACTTGTATATTCATAAGATGTATACATTAATATTCTTAGTTTTTCTTCATTATAATTATCATGTATTTGTTTTTGAAGAACAAAAAGCCTAGTTTCCATATTTTTCACTATTTCTTCTCCTTTTTCTTCTTCACCTACTAAAACTGATAATTCTTTTATAAGTTCTTTTTGTTCTTTAAAATTTTTAGGAGTTTTATAGGTATATAAATTTGCTCCAGTTTCTTGTATTTGCAGAAGTATTTCTTTTTTCATCCAATCTGCTGTTATTACTAAATCTGGTTCTAATTCTATCATTGTTTCAATATTGCTTTCTATCTTTGGAAATTCTTTTGCTTTTTCCCACACATGAGACATATCTGTTTCTTCATTAATTTTTCCACATAGCCCTACTATTCTTTCAGGCTCTACAAGACTCAATATCATCTCATCTCCACTTAATGTCAGAGAGGCTATTCTATTAAATTTTTTTCCCTCTGCTCCCAGAATAGATATTGAAATGGTAAATATAAAAATTATATAAATTAGAGAGATTATTTTTTTCAATACCCTCACATCCCTTTTTAAAGTGTTCTTCAATAGTAATAAAGCAGGGGGAAAATTCTCCCTGCTTTATATTTAATTATTAAAAATTATATTTAAATCCTGCATAGAAACTTCTTCCATCTGCTGGGTAATATGCTTTATATCCTCCACTTGTAGTTACTGTAGTAGAATATTCTTTGTCTAATAAATTTTTTATTCCTCCATAAATTTCCAATCCTTCATTAACCTTACATTTTAAATTTAAATCAAATGTTGTGTATCCTCCAACTTTTCCATAATTGTTAGAAAAATCATCTTCCCCATATGCTTTTCCTAGATAATACATATCTATATTTCCAAGCAATTTCTCAGTAAAATTATATGTCACTCCTGCATTTAGCTGCCATCTTGATACTCCAGCAAATTCTTTTCCATCATGTTCTCCAGAAGTAACTTTAGGTTGAATATATGAAATATTCTCTCTTAAAGTAAGTTTATCAAAATAGTGCTGTAGTGATAATTGAGTACCTATTCTTCTTACTGTTCCATCAAAATTTTTATTCGCTCCTGGCCAAGCTGCTCCTGGTATTCTCCCTTCAGGGTTATAATATATTTCTTTATCTGTATCTATTAAAAATACCGAAGCTGAAATATTAGTATTCCCTTTCATATCTTTTATTCCTAACTCATATGTTGTTGTTTTTTGAACATCATAATTTCCTAGCCATAAATTCATATCATTTATTGTTGGAATTCTAAACCCTTGTGCAAAGTTTAAATAAACACTTCCTGTATTAGAATATAAATAGTTTGCTGCTAGTTCAAATGAATTATTTTCAAACTTATCTTTATCCATAGCTGTTCCTGAATCTAATTTATTTATTTCTCTTCTAAATCCCTGTGTTAATTGCAAATCTCCAAAAGTTGTTTTATTTAAAATATATCCAGCATATGACTCTTTAGTTTTGTCAGGTGTTGAAGAATCTTTTCTATCTTCAATCTTACCATCTTTATAGTCAACACCTAAAATTACATAACTATTTTCTCCATAAGTATACTTCATTTGCGCTTTTGAGTAATATTGGATAATTCTATCTTTAGATAAATATGGTCCATATGAAGATATAGAATTATATTCCCCTTCATTTTCTGAATACCCTCCATAGATTAAAACAGAAATATTTTCTGTTAATTTTTGATTATATGTAAGTAAATAACTATCTGTTTTATCTTTAACAATTCCTCCACTTGTTCCAATTTGTTTTGGATTATCTTCAAATTGCTTCTTTGTCAATGCCCCAGTAAAGGAATCATCATTTTCGCTATGATTATACTTAGCTTCAATATAACCATCATTTAACAAATATTTACCTCTAAGCCATATTGATTCTCTTTTATCTCCATCATCATATCCTGGATATGCACTTCTATATCCATCAGTTTTGTAATTAGTGTAAGAAGTATCAAATAAGAATTTTTCTCCTATTTTTGTTCCATAACTTAAAGTTCCTTTTGTAGTTCCCCAAGAACCTGCTTCTAAACCAACACTTCCATAATTTATTCTGTCTTTTGGAGATTTTGTAATAATATTAATTATTCCTCCAATAGCTCCTTCACCATACATTACTGTACCTCCAGCTGGAACTATTTCTATTTTTTCTATTTGGTCCACTGGAATTTGATCTGTTTCATAACTTCCATTTATTCCATTTAATGGGACACCATCTAATAATACTACTGTATTTGTATTAGATGTGGCTCCTGAACCTCTCATATCAAAATTTGGTTTTCCTCCATCCATATATCTAACTACCAACCCTGGCACTCCTCTTAATGCTTCTGCTACTGTATTAGCTCCTTTGTTTTGAATATCTTCCTGTGTTACAATTGTCACATTTTTCGCTGTATCCAATACACTAGTCTCAAAATTTTCAGTAGATATTACTGTTTCATTTAGTCTTTGGCTGGCGCTATTTTCCTCTGCTATTGTTGTCATTGATGTCCCAACTGCTAATGCAGCAGCTAACATTAAAGTCCTTCTCATTATTTCCTCCCAGATATTTGTTTTGTAATAAACAAAAAACTCTGATTAGGCAAAATAACTTACCTAATCAGAGCACCAATTCTGAAATAATGAAATTCAAAAAATAATAGAAATTTACATTTTCAAATATATTAATTGGTAAGTCTTCTGACTTAGCTTCATCCTACTCTCACGCCTTCCCAGTTTCCCAGTGACATAATGTGATTTCGTCCACCATACAGCAGCTTGCGCTATGGGGGATTCTCACCCCTCTTCCTCTATTAAGCTTATATGCACCTAATCATCTTTTTGTCTTATTCTAATTTTAATAGTATAGTATCCAAACAATAATGTCAAGTATAATATCAAATTTTATATTAATGTTATAAAAAATATATAGAACTTTAAAATCCAATCTAAATATATTATAAATTTTTTTATGTCTTATATTTCAGAAATATTAAATTTCAAATCAATAATTTTCATTATTTTATCTGCAATTAATTTGTTATCTTTTTTATTAATACAATATATTTATTAATTATACTTTAAAAGCAGTTTTTTAATTTTAATTTATCCCTAAAATGACGTGTTATATATATTCAGCATATACTCTGTTTTTAAAAATAAAATTATTTAGTTTTCAAAGTTTATGTTATATTATAATTAGCAAAACAAAATAAAGGAGGATATTTATGAAAAAAATTATAGCAATTTTGTTAACAACTTTTAGTACAATGCTTTTTGCTTTTACTAATTCTCAAGAAATTAATGGGGTAAAATACAATTTTAATTTTGATAAAGCTCCACAGAGAGCTGTAAGTATGTCTCAATTTACTACAGAAATAATGTTAAAACTAGGACTTAAAGATAATATGGCTGGAACAGCATTTTTAGAGGAAGAAATATATCCATCTGTTGCTTCTGCTTATAAAGAAGTACCTGTATTAGCTGATAAATGGCCTTCTCTGGAAGAACTTTTAGCTGCTGATCCTGATTTCGTTACTGGATGGGAGGTAGCTTTTAAAAAAGGTGTAGACTCAAAAATGATTGTTAAAAATAATATAAATATATTTGTTCCTCAATCTTCAATAGATTTTAATGCTGATTTAGATACTTTATTCAATGATTTTTTAATGTTTGGAAAAATATTTAATAAAGAAAAAGAAGCACAAGACTATGTGAACTCTGAAAAATCAAGAGTTGAAGAAATAAAGAAAAGCACTGCTGGAAAAAAAGAATTTACATATTTTATATATGATTCAGGAACTGATAAAGCATTTACTGTTTTTGAAGGATTTACTCCTAATCTGTTAAAATTAATAAATGGTAAAAATATTTTATCTGGTAAAGGTGTAGAAAAAACTTGGGGTGAAACAAGCTGGGAAGATGTAATAGCAGCAGATCCGGATTATTTTATAATAGTAGATTACAGTACTGGAATAAGGGAAGAAACTGATTCTGAAGGTAAAATAAAAGCTATTAAAGATAATCCTAAATTAAATGAACTTAAAGCTGTAAAAAATGATAAATTCATAAGAGTAAAACTAGCTGAAATAGTTCCAGGAATAAGAAATGTAGACTTTTTTGAAAAAGTAGCAAAGGAAGTATACCAAGTAAATGAATAAAAAAAATAAAATTCTGGTTTTAATCCTTCTATCAATAATAATCTGCATTTTATGTGTAGGATTTGGTTCAGTAAAAATACCAAGCAACCATGTTTTTAAAATAATTATAAACAAAATAATGAGAACTGACTATTTTTCTGCTGAATGGAAAAAAACTATTGAAAATATAATATGGAATATAAGGGTACCTAGAGTAATACTGGCTTTCATTACAGGAGCTTCTCTTTCTCTAGTTGGAATAATAATGCAAACTATAACAAAAAATAATCTTGCTGAGCCTTATATATTAGGAATATCCAGTGGAGCTTCAACTGGTGCAGTTTCTGTTATAATTCTTAGTAATTCTTATATATTTCTGAAACTGGTAACAATAGAACAGGGAGCATTCATTGGTGCTCTCCTTTCTATTGCTGCTGTTTTCCTTATAAGTTCAAAGCAAATTTTCAATGGAAGTAGTTTGATATTAACTGGTGTAGGAGTATCTGCTTTCTTTTCAGCCTGTACAACTGTAATTATATACAGCAGTAAAAATAACTCTCAGTTAGTAACTGCAATGTTCTGGATGACAGGAAGTTTAAGTTCAGCCTCATGGGATGAACTTTTTTATCCATTTTTATTTTTATTAATCATTTTTATCATAATGATTATTTATTCATATGAATTAGACATTCTTCTCATGGGAGACAGCAGTGCTAAAGCATTAGGTATTAATACTGCATTAATAAAATTATTCTTGATAATCATATCTACCCTCCTTGTATCAGTAGTGGTTTCTCTTACAGGAATAATTGGCTTTATAGGTCTGGTAATCCCACATATTTCAAGAAAAATAATAGGATACAAGCATAAATCTTTAACTCTTTTTTCAGTTTTTGCTGGAGGTCTTTTTTTAGTACTTTCTGATACATTTGCCAGAACATATTTTTCTCCAGAAGAAATGCCTATTGGAGTAATAACAGCATTTTGTGGAACTCCGCTATTTCTTTGGATAATAAGAAAGAATTATTCATATGGAGGAAAAGAATGATAGAGATAAAGAATTTGTCCTATATGCAAAATGGAAAATATATTTTAAAAAATGTAAATATTGCTATAAAACAAAATTGTGTTACAGGAATACTTGGACCTAATGGTTCAGGAAAAACTACTCTTTTAAAACATATAATTAAAGAACTTCCAAGTAAAAATAATATTTTTATTGATGGAGAAAATATTGAAAAAATTCCAAGAAAAAATTTTGCAAAAAAAATATCTTTTGTAGAACAAAGTTTTACTGGAATAGAAGAAATAACAATAGAAGATATTGTAAAAATGGGAAGATATCCATATAAAAAAATCTTTTTTGATTATAGCAGTAAAGACAAACTTATAATAGACGAAGCTCTTTATCAATTTCAATTGAAAGACTTAAAAGATAAAAGAGCTGGAAAAGTATCTGGTGGAGAATTAAAAAGAGCTTTTATTGCAAAAGCATTTGCTCAGCAAAGTGAAATTATGCTTCTAGATGAACCTATAAATCATTTGGATATAAAACATCAATTAGATTTAATGAAACTTTTAAAAAGTATGGAAAATAAGACAATTATTTTTTCTATACACAATATTGACTTAGCCCTTAAATTCTGTGATAATATAATTCTCATGAAAAATGGTGAAATTACAGCTTTTGGAAAAACTCAAAAAATATTAATACCAGAAAAAATAAAAGAAATCTTTGAAGTAGATACTACTATAAAAAATATAGAAAATGAAAATATTATTATCTATAATAGTAAATAAAAAAACTCTCTTGTTTTTAAATTATTTATTAATTTAATATCAAGAGAGTTTATTCTATTCTATTTTTCTTTATTCTTCATATTCTTCAATATCACCTTCTATAGTCATATATATCTTTCTTAGTTCATTAAGTTTTTCTTGTGAAGCACTCCACATTCCTCTTTGTTCAGCCTCTAATAACCTTTCAGTTATGTTCATTAAAGCATGAGGATTGTTTTCTTTTATCCATTCTCTATTTTCTATATTTTGCACATACTTCTCTGTTATTCTGTCATACATCCAGTCTTCTGCAACTTCAGCAGTGGCATCCCAGCCAAATACAATATCTACCATCGCACTTACTTCCATAGCTCCTTTATATCCATGTCTTTTCAAACCTTCAAGCCATTTTGGATTCAATATTCTTGCTCTCATTATTCTTGCTGTTTCTTCATTTAAACTTTTTATTTTCACATTATTTGGATCACTTGTATTTCCACTGTAAGATCTTGCTTCTTTCCCACTGGCATATTTTACTGCTGCTGTTAATCCGCCATGATATGCATAGTAATCGTCACTTTCCAACATATCTAACTCTACTGATGCTTCATTTTTTACTGTAACATCTATATTTTTCAATCTTTTTACAAACATATTTTCTAATTTGGTTCCATGATAATTACTGCTGTAAGCATGGCTGCTCCAATTTATATATGCCTGACCTAAATCATCTCTTGTTTCCCATTGTTGTGATTCTATTAATATTCTTACTCCTGTTCCATATGTTCCTGGTGGACATCCAAATATTCTGACTTTTGATAAGTTTTCAGCTTCACTAAAATTATATCCTTCTTTCAATAACTTTTCTATATCATCTTTCAAATTTTTTCTGATATAGTTTATTTCATCATCTTCATCTAATTGAGAAACTATATTCACTCCATCTTCCAAAAGTTTAATCAAAGTAGGAAAAGTATCTCTGAACAATCCTGATATTCTTAATGTTACATCTATTCTAGGTCTTCTCAGCTCTTCATAGGGAATAGCCTCTAGCCCTATTACTCTATCTCCATTGTTCAGCCATACTGGTTTCACCCCCATAAGATACAATGCTTCAGCTATATCATCACCATTAGTTTTTATTGTATCTCCACTATATAGAATCATAGCAATATTTTGTGGAAGCTTTCCTTCATCTTCAATGTATCTGTTCATAAGTTCTTCTGCCAGTTTTATTCCTACTTTCCATGAAGCTCTTGATGGAATTTTATATGGGTCAATAGAATAAAAATTGGTCCCTGTTGGAAGAATATTTATATTCCCTCTTGTTGGATATCCTGACTGTCCTGGAACGATAAACTTTCCATTAGCTCCATCTACTACACTTTTGCTTTCTTTTTTTGTTTCTAATATTTTAGGTAATACTATCTCTAAAATATTTTTTTCTAAAAGTATAATATAGCTTTCATCTATTATTTTATATTCTTTTGTTTTTTCAACTACAGTTTGATATTTCTTTTCTCCTAATATTTCCCTTACTATCTCTACTGTTATATTTCTTATATCATCCAGTATCATTAAATTAGTTTTTCCTATTTTATTATGTCCATGAGGATTTTCTTTCAGAGCTTCTATATCATATCCTAAACTCTTTCCCACTGCTTCTTCTGCTGCCATCATTCCACAGTTTTCAATTCTCAATAGAGCATGAATCAACGATGCTAATCTATCTCCTACTGGAGCTTCTCCCAATATATGAAGCCCATCTTTTATTACTGAACTTTTAAGTTCTTCTATGTATGAGTGAAGTTTATTTATAAAAAGAGAATAATTTTTTCTTATCTCTTCCTCAGTGATATCCATATCTAAATTATATTTATATTCTAATACTCTTTTTATAATATTCTCTTTCAAGTCTATTACTTTTGAATCTTTTCCTATTTCAGCCAGATAATACTGTTTTATCAAATCGTCTATTTCTTCTATATCCTCATATTCTCCAGAAAGGGTAAGAGCAGGAATCATGTATGAAATCAACACTGCATTGCTTCTTCTTTTAGCCTGTAGTCCTTCTCCAGAAATATTTATTGAATAAGGATATAGATGTGGAATATCATCTATATTGAAATCTGGACAGCATCTGTCACTTAATCCAACCTCTTTCCCTGGTAGCCATTCCAAAGTTCCATGAGTTCCCACATGATAAATTACATCTGCTTTAAAAACTTCTTTTATCCATTTGTAGAAAGAATAATATTGATGTGGAATAATAAAATCTGTACTGTGATATATCTCTTCTGCTTTTTCTTCCATACCTCTTGAAGGTTGTAATCCTATAAATATATTTCCATTAAGAATCCCAGGTACTGGAAATACATCGTCATAAATCATAAATTCTCCTGGAGCTTTTCCCCATTGAGCTTCTATTTTTTCCTGTACCTCTTTATCTAATTTAGAAAACCACTCCAGATACTTTTCCTTGTCTATTTTATCAATACTTTTTTCCAGAACTTTCTCACTAGTCAGCCATTTTTTATCATTAGATACACCCTTAATAATAGTATTTACTATTTCATTTCCATCTTTAAATTCATACTCTGTCTTTATTCCCATACTTGAAAATAATTTCATCATATTATTTGCTGAATTGGGGGTATCTAATCCAAAAGCTCTTCCTATCATATCATTTCTTGGTGGCATATTATGAAGAATAATAGCTACTTTCTTTTCTTCATTTTTTTTTACTCCTAACTTTGCCCAGTTTACAGCCATTCTAGATATTTTATTTACTCTTTCATCTATAGGTACAAATATTTTTTTCTCTCCATATTCATCTTTTATACTTTCATAAGTACAACATGTTACCGAAATTATCTGCCCATCAAACTCTGGATAGTAGACACCTGTAGTTAAAGCTTCTGAATCCAGTCCTCTTATATCTTTTTCCCATATTTCTCTGTTCTGATAAGTGCTCATAGCCTGTATTACAGGAATTTTCAAATCTTCAAAAATACTTTTTTCAACTATTCCACTTCCATCTCCTGGGTCACTAAATATAGTTTGAGAATATGCCATTAAATTAATGATAACTTTAGGAATTATTTTCCCTTTATATTTTAAGTAATTTTCTATTACCCATTTTATTCCTTTTGATTTGATTTCTTGTTTCAAAATTGAATTTGTAAAAATGGGATAAGGAGTTACTCCTAATTTTTCTAACTCTTCTATAAATTTATCTACTACTTTTA
This genomic window contains:
- a CDS encoding ABC transporter, with protein sequence MNNFTLKLKNVYYKIDEREILKNICFECSQGEIIGIIGPNGSGKTTLLKTINGINKIDRGKILLNDKSIAEYKEKELAKKISFMNQNTNLGFDFSCIDVVVLGRYPYLERFQEYSRKDIETAEKYMKMTNTLNFKDKSILELSGGERQRVLFAKVLTQESDIMLLDEPSASLDMMYEDELFKHVESMKEESKTVISVIHNLRIAVKYCTRLILLSNGEIVKDGKPEEVMTEENLNKVYGINARVYHNSISGLLDFCIL
- a CDS encoding ABC transporter permease, which gives rise to MGKTKLNFNVMITFFLIIVIIFSLFYGAVKVPIPEVIKILLNKTGITNFDIMKKSFIPIVYYVRFPRIMTAVIVGGALAVCGCTMQSLLKNPIADSGIIGISSGASLGAVISIALGLSSKYIFAMPLFSIFFSLVISAIVYRLSTLRGKSDNLLLILSGIAISSFVGAISSIILTNLMEAQIKEYIFWSIGSLSGRRWEHFLFGVGPVIILAFILFCHGKELNILLLGDEEAKSLGINIRKMRKKILVIVAVLTAVSVCISGNIGFVGLVVPHMLRKIIGADNRKLLKGSFLTGAFFLTLSDLISRVILAPSEISVGIITSLIGAPYFIYLIIKIRKEGKGL
- a CDS encoding ABC transporter periplasmic protein; translated protein: MKKIISLIYIIFIFTISISILGAEGKKFNRIASLTLSGDEMILSLVEPERIVGLCGKINEETDMSHVWEKAKEFPKIESNIETMIELEPDLVITADWMKKEILLQIQETGANLYTYKTPKNFKEQKELIKELSVLVGEEEKGEEIVKNMETRLFVLQKQIHDNYNEEKLRILMYTSYEYTSGKNTTFDDIVNLIGGINAAAEAGINGSQKISKEKVIELNPDVIIIPIWRGHINSEEFSKFVMNDLSYEDVKAVKSKRVYLLRHKDISPTSQYMIEGIENLGKAIYNLREE
- a CDS encoding putative outer membrane cobalamin receptor protein, whose translation is MRRTLMLAAALAVGTSMTTIAEENSASQRLNETVISTENFETSVLDTAKNVTIVTQEDIQNKGANTVAEALRGVPGLVVRYMDGGKPNFDMRGSGATSNTNTVVLLDGVPLNGINGSYETDQIPVDQIEKIEIVPAGGTVMYGEGAIGGIINIITKSPKDRINYGSVGLEAGSWGTTKGTLSYGTKIGEKFLFDTSYTNYKTDGYRSAYPGYDDGDKRESIWLRGKYLLNDGYIEAKYNHSENDDSFTGALTKKQFEDNPKQIGTSGGIVKDKTDSYLLTYNQKLTENISVLIYGGYSENEGEYNSISSYGPYLSKDRIIQYYSKAQMKYTYGENSYVILGVDYKDGKIEDRKDSSTPDKTKESYAGYILNKTTFGDLQLTQGFRREINKLDSGTAMDKDKFENNSFELAANYLYSNTGSVYLNFAQGFRIPTINDMNLWLGNYDVQKTTTYELGIKDMKGNTNISASVFLIDTDKEIYYNPEGRIPGAAWPGANKNFDGTVRRIGTQLSLQHYFDKLTLRENISYIQPKVTSGEHDGKEFAGVSRWQLNAGVTYNFTEKLLGNIDMYYLGKAYGEDDFSNNYGKVGGYTTFDLNLKCKVNEGLEIYGGIKNLLDKEYSTTVTTSGGYKAYYPADGRSFYAGFKYNF
- a CDS encoding ABC transporter substrate-binding protein; the encoded protein is MKKIIAILLTTFSTMLFAFTNSQEINGVKYNFNFDKAPQRAVSMSQFTTEIMLKLGLKDNMAGTAFLEEEIYPSVASAYKEVPVLADKWPSLEELLAADPDFVTGWEVAFKKGVDSKMIVKNNINIFVPQSSIDFNADLDTLFNDFLMFGKIFNKEKEAQDYVNSEKSRVEEIKKSTAGKKEFTYFIYDSGTDKAFTVFEGFTPNLLKLINGKNILSGKGVEKTWGETSWEDVIAADPDYFIIVDYSTGIREETDSEGKIKAIKDNPKLNELKAVKNDKFIRVKLAEIVPGIRNVDFFEKVAKEVYQVNE
- a CDS encoding ABC transporter permease; the encoded protein is MNKKNKILVLILLSIIICILCVGFGSVKIPSNHVFKIIINKIMRTDYFSAEWKKTIENIIWNIRVPRVILAFITGASLSLVGIIMQTITKNNLAEPYILGISSGASTGAVSVIILSNSYIFLKLVTIEQGAFIGALLSIAAVFLISSKQIFNGSSLILTGVGVSAFFSACTTVIIYSSKNNSQLVTAMFWMTGSLSSASWDELFYPFLFLLIIFIIMIIYSYELDILLMGDSSAKALGINTALIKLFLIIISTLLVSVVVSLTGIIGFIGLVIPHISRKIIGYKHKSLTLFSVFAGGLFLVLSDTFARTYFSPEEMPIGVITAFCGTPLFLWIIRKNYSYGGKE
- a CDS encoding ABC transporter; this translates as MIEIKNLSYMQNGKYILKNVNIAIKQNCVTGILGPNGSGKTTLLKHIIKELPSKNNIFIDGENIEKIPRKNFAKKISFVEQSFTGIEEITIEDIVKMGRYPYKKIFFDYSSKDKLIIDEALYQFQLKDLKDKRAGKVSGGELKRAFIAKAFAQQSEIMLLDEPINHLDIKHQLDLMKLLKSMENKTIIFSIHNIDLALKFCDNIILMKNGEITAFGKTQKILIPEKIKEIFEVDTTIKNIENENIIIYNSK
- a CDS encoding cobaltochelatase, which gives rise to MFKITLITSNYDNSYTFNKICKNLMDEYCGEFKFSFFKSNIIDKSDEEYIKLEEEIRTSNIVYVLLHGGVSSFKKFLNIKNNFWGKLPFFINTTIDDENREFVEQGGIPVSVIYNMTKYYTLGGEENYKNMILYTASELGNKKYLYKKYNYTKWEGIYDNGNIVENEEDYIKKIAEEPMAIAVLFHGKEWNSKRIKVVDKFIEELEKLGVTPYPIFTNSILKQEIKSKGIKWVIENYLKYKGKIIPKVIINLMAYSQTIFSDPGDGSGIVEKSIFEDLKIPVIQAMSTYQNREIWEKDIRGLDSEALTTGVYYPEFDGQIISVTCCTYESIKDEYGEKKIFVPIDERVNKISRMAVNWAKLGVKKNEEKKVAIILHNMPPRNDMIGRAFGLDTPNSANNMMKLFSSMGIKTEYEFKDGNEIVNTIIKGVSNDKKWLTSEKVLEKSIDKIDKEKYLEWFSKLDKEVQEKIEAQWGKAPGEFMIYDDVFPVPGILNGNIFIGLQPSRGMEEKAEEIYHSTDFIIPHQYYSFYKWIKEVFKADVIYHVGTHGTLEWLPGKEVGLSDRCCPDFNIDDIPHLYPYSINISGEGLQAKRRSNAVLISYMIPALTLSGEYEDIEEIDDLIKQYYLAEIGKDSKVIDLKENIIKRVLEYKYNLDMDITEEEIRKNYSLFINKLHSYIEELKSSVIKDGLHILGEAPVGDRLASLIHALLRIENCGMMAAEEAVGKSLGYDIEALKENPHGHNKIGKTNLMILDDIRNITVEIVREILGEKKYQTVVEKTKEYKIIDESYIILLEKNILEIVLPKILETKKESKSVVDGANGKFIVPGQSGYPTRGNINILPTGTNFYSIDPYKIPSRASWKVGIKLAEELMNRYIEDEGKLPQNIAMILYSGDTIKTNGDDIAEALYLMGVKPVWLNNGDRVIGLEAIPYEELRRPRIDVTLRISGLFRDTFPTLIKLLEDGVNIVSQLDEDDEINYIRKNLKDDIEKLLKEGYNFSEAENLSKVRIFGCPPGTYGTGVRILIESQQWETRDDLGQAYINWSSHAYSSNYHGTKLENMFVKRLKNIDVTVKNEASVELDMLESDDYYAYHGGLTAAVKYASGKEARSYSGNTSDPNNVKIKSLNEETARIMRARILNPKWLEGLKRHGYKGAMEVSAMVDIVFGWDATAEVAEDWMYDRITEKYVQNIENREWIKENNPHALMNITERLLEAEQRGMWSASQEKLNELRKIYMTIEGDIEEYEE